In Thermococcus profundus, the genomic stretch TAAACCCCGAGGATCTTGAAAAACTCAAAAAGATGATGGAGTGAGGGAGATGGAAACCCTCGCCCTTTCCCTCTTAATTTTGGGACTCCTCATAATACTCCTGGATATGATGGTCACAGCGTTCATAACACCTATAGGCGTGGCTTTTGCAACGCTGGGTCTGCTCCTCGGTTTTGGGCTCAACTTCACCGAGAGTTTTGTGCTTTCGCTCATCGCCGCGGTCGTGGCTTACATACTCATCGGGAGGTACATCAGGAAGGACGTCGAAGACCTAGGGGAGAAGGAGAAGAAGTACACCTTCGATCCAGTGGGGAAGATGGGAAGGGTAGTCAAGGCGGGCGAGGATCACTACCTAGTGGAGCTCGAAGGTGACAGGTGGATAGCCATAAGCGACGAGAAGCTGGAAGTTGGGGACACAGTTGAGGTCGTTAATGTTGACGGTGTTAAGCTCATCGTGAGAAAGGTC encodes the following:
- a CDS encoding NfeD family protein; protein product: METLALSLLILGLLIILLDMMVTAFITPIGVAFATLGLLLGFGLNFTESFVLSLIAAVVAYILIGRYIRKDVEDLGEKEKKYTFDPVGKMGRVVKAGEDHYLVELEGDRWIAISDEKLEVGDTVEVVNVDGVKLIVRKVQR